A portion of the Candidatus Neptunochlamydia vexilliferae genome contains these proteins:
- the yidD gene encoding membrane protein insertion efficiency factor YidD has product MKFLVALLLTLPLVAEVGFIEPWGKDSEMIAKKSRIPPLPQKSGWMTKLAESVILFHQNILSPVDGPRSHFRPTSSRYMLLAMKRHGFIKGYIMGCDRLLRENKEDWVYRKVTIDGEIYKWDPTFSSSKRRRSSTRMSLN; this is encoded by the coding sequence ATGAAATTCTTAGTCGCCCTTCTTTTGACCCTTCCCCTAGTCGCTGAAGTGGGCTTTATCGAGCCGTGGGGCAAAGATAGTGAGATGATCGCTAAGAAAAGCCGCATTCCTCCTCTCCCTCAGAAAAGTGGATGGATGACCAAACTAGCTGAGTCTGTGATCCTCTTCCACCAAAACATCCTCTCCCCTGTCGATGGTCCCCGAAGCCACTTCCGCCCCACTAGCTCCCGCTATATGCTTCTTGCCATGAAACGGCACGGCTTTATCAAGGGATATATCATGGGGTGTGACCGCCTCCTCCGCGAAAATAAGGAGGACTGGGTCTACCGGAAGGTAACGATCGATGGAGAGATCTACAAGTGGGATCCCACATTCTCCTCTTCAAAAAGAAGACGCTCTTCTACGAGAATGTCTCTGAATTAA
- a CDS encoding tetratricopeptide repeat protein: MNKVRFLFFSLCLLAMAGCYRVSDTIEPQVNYSVQDKYLMQLPPAFPPLSAHEKEEPWGKEYLIAQKFAEKLDLYRAITTFKRAEFLLPPGEKERREEIQYQILLSYYLGKRYEEVEREFDHSALYTATKTFPSYHDLLIIMYESYLELGEEKKADYVLRIIEHHYPETAKKLGVSTALIEGDLDELQALEREDPSKTYLTNILETYDAKKKSVNKAQTFNALVPGAGFLYVGQKQSAFTSFVLNGLFIWASVHFYSKGNIAAGTIFASFEAGWYFGGIYGAGESAKLYNERLYERLAYPELNRNGLFPVLMLKFGF; the protein is encoded by the coding sequence ATGAATAAGGTGCGATTTCTCTTCTTTTCCCTTTGTCTTCTGGCAATGGCTGGGTGTTACCGGGTTTCCGATACGATCGAGCCTCAGGTCAACTACTCGGTTCAGGACAAGTATTTGATGCAACTTCCTCCTGCATTCCCTCCCTTAAGCGCCCATGAAAAAGAGGAGCCGTGGGGAAAGGAGTACCTCATCGCTCAAAAATTTGCTGAAAAGCTAGACCTCTACCGGGCGATTACCACCTTTAAACGGGCTGAATTTTTGCTCCCTCCAGGTGAAAAAGAGCGGCGCGAAGAGATCCAATACCAGATCCTCCTCTCCTACTATTTAGGGAAGCGTTACGAAGAGGTCGAAAGGGAATTTGACCACTCAGCGCTTTACACCGCCACCAAAACCTTCCCCTCTTACCACGATCTCTTGATCATCATGTATGAGAGCTACCTTGAGCTCGGCGAAGAGAAAAAGGCCGACTATGTATTGAGGATCATCGAACATCACTACCCGGAAACAGCCAAAAAGCTGGGGGTTTCGACCGCGCTGATCGAGGGAGACCTCGATGAGCTGCAGGCCCTCGAGAGAGAGGACCCGTCGAAGACCTACCTCACAAATATTTTAGAGACCTACGACGCAAAAAAAAAATCGGTGAACAAAGCGCAGACCTTTAATGCCCTTGTTCCCGGCGCTGGCTTCCTCTATGTGGGGCAAAAGCAGTCTGCCTTCACCTCCTTTGTCCTCAACGGCCTCTTTATCTGGGCATCGGTCCATTTCTACTCAAAGGGAAATATCGCTGCCGGCACTATCTTTGCAAGTTTTGAAGCGGGGTGGTATTTTGGTGGGATCTACGGAGCGGGAGAAAGTGCCAAACTCTATAACGAGCGCCTCTATGAACGGCTCGCCTATCCCGAACTCAACCGGAACGGCCTCTTTCCCGTCCTCATGCTAAAATTTGGGTTTTAA